GGATCTGGTGGCCCGCCGGTTCAGCCACCCCGAATGGCTCGCCATGCTCGCGGACGGCGTCATCCAGGACGCCTCGACTCTCGCAGCCTGGGCATTGCTGTGCGCCCGCCCACCGGCCGGGCGCACCCTCCCGCGAGCCTGCCAGCAGGCCTAGCGCGACACCCACACCTCGACAGCCGACGACAACTCGACAGCACCTCGGCAGCCGGCAGCACCTCGGCAGCCAACGGCGCGGCCGGCCGGCAGGTGCCCGCCTACGTCGACCGGTAAGGTCGAGAAGTCGCGAATGCCGAGGTCGGGGGTGCGGTATGCCTGTGCCGGGGGCCGCACTGGAGCAGCTCGGCTTCCTGACAATCGGGCTGTTCGACGAGAACGACCCCGGTCCGGGGCACCAGTCCACATTGCGGATCATCGAGCTGGGCGAACGGCTCGGGTTCGACAGTGCCTGGCTGCGCCACCGGCACCTGCAGTACGGGATATCGTCGCCGATCGCGATCATGGCGGCCGCCACGCAGCGGACCAGTCGGATCCACCTCGGCACGGCGGTCACGCCGCTGGGCTGGGAGAATCCGGTGCGGTTGGCGGAGGACCTCGCGACCGTCGACATTCTCTCCGGCGGACGGGTCAACCCAGGTGTGAGCGTCGGGCCACCGCTTTTCTACGAGCGGGTCAAGGATGCGCTCTACCCGGATACGGGCGACCTCGAGGACTTCACCTACGAACGGGTCGCCCGGTTGCTGAGGCACGTGGCCGGCGAGCCGGCGAGCGCGTTCCGCGGCGCCGAGGGCTTCGAGCAGTTCTCCGACCGGGTGCAGCCGCACTCGCCCGGGCTGCGGTCCCGGATGTGGTACGGCGGCGCCAGCGTCGCGTCGGCCGCGTGGGCGGGCGAGCATGACATGAACTTCCTGACCAGCAGCGTCGTACGGGCCGTCGACGACAAGGACACCGTCGACGCGGACGACTTCGCCACCGTCCAGCGATCCCACATCCAGGCGTTCCGCGCGGCGCACCCCGACGGCCCCGCCGCTCGGGTGTCCCAGGGCCTCGTCGTGATCCCGACCGACAGCGCCACCGCCGACCAGCGCTCCCGCTACCAGGCCTACGTCGACGCCCGCACCCCCCGGACCTTCAGCCCGCAGGGGCCGCAGCGCATGCTGTTCGCCCGCGACCTGCTCGGCACCTCGGAGCAGATCGCCGAGGCCCTCTACGCCCATGCCGGCTTCCGCGAGGTCACGGAGGTCGCCTTCGCCCTCCCCTTCACCTTCGAGCACGAGGACTACGTCCAGATCCTCACCGACATGGCCGAAAGGCTGGGCCCGGTCCTCGGCTGGAAACCAGAGAGCTCCCGCTCCCGCTAGAGGTCGCCGAGGTCCGGGGGGCGACCGGACACGTCGGCGGTGATGGTGATGGCGGCGGCGGTGAGCGCGGTGGCGAGGTGGGTGGTCTCGGCTCCGGTGACAGCCGCGGCGAAGCCGCGCAGGGAGACGACGAGGGCGACGGCGCCGTGGGCGTCGAAGACGGGCGCGGACAGCGAGTCGACCCGGTAGTCCTGGTCCGGGTCGAGCGCGCCCGCGACGAAGTCCGACGGGCTCGCGAGACCGGCGGCGAGGTCGCGTAGCAGGCCGGGGAGCTGGCCGCGCAGGTTGGCGGCGGCAGCGGCGCCGACCTGGCGACGGACCCGCTCGTCGAGGGAGGCGGACAGCTCGACCGAGTAGCCGCGGGCGCGGATGACGTGGAGAAGCTCGCGGTACTCGCCGCGGTCGGCCGGGTCGGTGACGCCGCCGCGGTCGAGCCAGCCTTCCACCACGGCGTCCGGCTGCCAGGCCATGAACGTGATCCCCAGCGGCGGGTGGAACGGGATCGTGTCACCGACGCGCAGCGTGGCGACCGGGCGCCCGCGCGGGTCGACGACCAGGTGCGCGACCGTGGCGTACTCGGCCGCCGGGACGAGCGCGACCACGGACAGGCCGAGCCTGCGGTGCAGGTCGGCCATCCGGCCGCGCCCGGCGGCCAGCGCGTCGGTGCCGGCCGTGGCGGCCTGGCCGGCGGCGATCAGCCCGGGGCCGAGCGCGTAGGTGCGCCGCGTCGGGTGGCGGCGCAGCCAGCCGGCGCGCTCGAGCGCCGCGAGCGTCGGGTA
Above is a window of Pseudofrankia saprophytica DNA encoding:
- a CDS encoding LLM class flavin-dependent oxidoreductase; translated protein: MPVPGAALEQLGFLTIGLFDENDPGPGHQSTLRIIELGERLGFDSAWLRHRHLQYGISSPIAIMAAATQRTSRIHLGTAVTPLGWENPVRLAEDLATVDILSGGRVNPGVSVGPPLFYERVKDALYPDTGDLEDFTYERVARLLRHVAGEPASAFRGAEGFEQFSDRVQPHSPGLRSRMWYGGASVASAAWAGEHDMNFLTSSVVRAVDDKDTVDADDFATVQRSHIQAFRAAHPDGPAARVSQGLVVIPTDSATADQRSRYQAYVDARTPRTFSPQGPQRMLFARDLLGTSEQIAEALYAHAGFREVTEVAFALPFTFEHEDYVQILTDMAERLGPVLGWKPESSRSR
- a CDS encoding IclR family transcriptional regulator, encoding MSSRPRPSPQTDRVIAVVEMLAGAPGGLSQSEISRRLGTTAATCYPTLAALERAGWLRRHPTRRTYALGPGLIAAGQAATAGTDALAAGRGRMADLHRRLGLSVVALVPAAEYATVAHLVVDPRGRPVATLRVGDTIPFHPPLGITFMAWQPDAVVEGWLDRGGVTDPADRGEYRELLHVIRARGYSVELSASLDERVRRQVGAAAAANLRGQLPGLLRDLAAGLASPSDFVAGALDPDQDYRVDSLSAPVFDAHGAVALVVSLRGFAAAVTGAETTHLATALTAAAITITADVSGRPPDLGDL